The Sinobacterium norvegicum genome includes a region encoding these proteins:
- a CDS encoding cobyric acid synthase: MTISNTQIPTLMIQGTTSDAGKSVLTTAICRALYHRGYKIAPFKPQNMALNSAVTVDGGEIGRAQAVQAQACKLAPHTDMNPILLKPNTDIGAQVIIHGQAIGDMNARRYHEYKLEAMQYVLQSHARLGEQYQAVIVEGAGSPAEINLREHDIANMGFAEAVDCPVILVADIDRGGVFAHLVGTLELLSDSERKRVVGMVINRFRGDVSLLQPGNDWLEQRTGIPVLGVLPYLMDFHLEAEDAIEQSQISDHAEIKVIVPLLPRISNHTDFDALRLHPQVDLQFVRAGEGIPAADLIILPGTKNVRNDLAMLREWGWAEAIDKHLRYGGKLMAICGGYQMLGQAIHDPEGIESAPGSSRGLALLDIETTLEQHKQLKQVTGTLFNGAAISGYEIHAGMTTGSDLNKPAVKLDNGTDDGVISADQQIFGCYLHGLFDHPEACEALLKWAGINEVETIDYDARREHDIDRIAASVDEHLDMERIITAIGFRHEDTPS; the protein is encoded by the coding sequence ATGACGATCAGTAATACCCAAATTCCCACGCTAATGATTCAGGGGACAACCAGCGATGCCGGCAAGAGCGTACTGACCACGGCCATCTGCCGCGCGCTCTATCATCGCGGCTATAAAATTGCCCCGTTCAAACCCCAAAACATGGCATTAAACAGTGCTGTCACCGTCGATGGTGGCGAAATTGGTCGTGCCCAGGCCGTTCAGGCACAGGCCTGTAAACTGGCACCGCACACCGATATGAACCCGATTCTACTCAAGCCCAATACCGACATCGGCGCTCAGGTCATTATCCACGGCCAGGCCATTGGCGACATGAATGCCCGCCGCTACCACGAGTATAAGCTCGAGGCGATGCAGTATGTGCTGCAATCCCACGCCCGCCTCGGCGAGCAATACCAGGCCGTCATCGTCGAGGGCGCTGGCAGCCCGGCCGAGATCAATCTGCGTGAACACGACATCGCTAATATGGGCTTTGCCGAGGCCGTCGACTGCCCGGTCATTTTAGTTGCCGATATCGACCGCGGTGGCGTCTTCGCCCACCTGGTCGGCACCCTCGAATTACTCAGTGACAGCGAGCGTAAACGTGTCGTCGGCATGGTCATCAATCGCTTTCGCGGCGATGTGTCACTGCTGCAGCCCGGCAACGACTGGCTGGAACAGCGCACCGGTATTCCGGTACTCGGTGTCCTGCCCTATTTAATGGATTTCCACCTAGAGGCGGAAGACGCCATCGAGCAGAGCCAAATCAGTGACCACGCCGAAATCAAAGTCATCGTGCCCTTACTGCCGCGTATCAGCAACCACACCGACTTCGATGCCCTGCGTCTACACCCGCAGGTTGATTTGCAGTTTGTCCGCGCCGGTGAAGGCATTCCAGCGGCGGATTTAATCATTCTGCCGGGCACCAAGAATGTCCGTAACGATTTAGCGATGCTGCGAGAATGGGGCTGGGCCGAGGCCATCGATAAACACCTACGTTATGGTGGCAAACTCATGGCCATATGCGGCGGCTATCAAATGCTGGGGCAGGCGATTCACGATCCGGAGGGTATCGAGAGCGCCCCAGGCAGCAGCCGCGGCCTGGCACTGCTCGATATCGAGACCACCCTCGAACAGCACAAGCAACTGAAGCAGGTCACCGGCACACTGTTTAACGGCGCTGCGATCAGCGGTTATGAAATTCATGCCGGTATGACCACCGGCAGCGATTTGAACAAGCCTGCCGTCAAGCTCGATAACGGCACCGACGACGGCGTTATCTCCGCCGACCAACAGATTTTCGGCTGCTACCTACACGGTTTATTTGATCACCCCGAAGCCTGTGAGGCGCTGCTTAAATGGGCTGGCATCAATGAGGTTGAAACCATCGATTATGACGCCAGACGTGAGCATGACATCGACCGTATCGCCGCCAGCGTCGATGAGCACCTCGACATGGAGCGGATTATTACAGCCATTGGCTTTCGCCATGAGGACACGCCGTCATGA
- the bluB gene encoding 5,6-dimethylbenzimidazole synthase, with protein sequence MSKHSYPDADKDAVYRAIFERRDMRHFKPDPVDPEVLQRLLLAAHHAPSVGFMQPWRFIRITDTTLRQDLYQLVSDEKAATAEAVSARSAEIQQLKLEGIREAGEIIVVSLQDRRENYVLGRRTMPEMDLASASCAIQNMWLAARAEGLGLGWVSIFAPDKLKALLSIPQGASPIAILCIGHVDEFYSEPMLAQQNWRQRLDVDSVMMENVWQDDEFEQ encoded by the coding sequence ATGAGTAAACACAGCTACCCCGACGCCGACAAAGACGCTGTTTACCGCGCAATTTTTGAGCGCCGCGATATGCGTCACTTCAAACCAGACCCGGTCGATCCCGAGGTATTGCAGCGTTTGCTATTGGCCGCCCACCACGCTCCCAGCGTCGGCTTTATGCAGCCGTGGCGATTTATCCGTATTACCGATACCACCCTGCGCCAGGATCTCTATCAACTGGTCAGCGACGAAAAAGCCGCCACCGCCGAGGCCGTCTCGGCCCGCAGCGCCGAGATCCAACAACTGAAGCTAGAGGGCATTCGCGAGGCCGGTGAAATCATCGTCGTCAGCCTGCAGGATCGCCGCGAAAACTATGTGTTAGGCCGCCGTACCATGCCGGAAATGGACCTGGCCTCGGCCAGCTGTGCCATTCAAAACATGTGGCTGGCCGCCAGAGCCGAGGGCCTTGGTCTCGGCTGGGTATCTATCTTTGCCCCCGACAAACTGAAGGCCTTGCTATCGATACCTCAGGGGGCCTCGCCGATTGCCATACTCTGCATTGGCCACGTCGATGAATTTTATAGCGAGCCAATGCTGGCGCAACAGAATTGGCGCCAGCGCCTCGATGTCGACAGCGTGATGATGGAAAACGTCTGGCAGGACGACGAGTTTGAGCAGTAA
- a CDS encoding TonB-dependent receptor domain-containing protein, whose translation MFKKLALPAAILAAAPVFATENTNDKIEETVIVASRVETPVSQVLAPVTVISKADIERIQPPSLGALLDSTAGVNMVQSGGTGAQTSLLIRGSATAQSVVLLDGLRVGSATTGSTAYQYLDANSIERVEIVRGSRSSLYGADAVGGVIQLFTNEGLRNQDYNQAYIKQGYGSHNTLNTAAGIQGQSNNTFYQASASHYETEGFDSTAEKDNGNDDNEAFRNTTLSAAVGHHFSEDFSLKATAYQSFGKSEFDNNKPSNPDWSPADPSIAVNPYTDYQVTATSLKADWTVNSVWRTEAVIGASKDETTSKDAYADDNNNLLSFYPSEFNTQRYFANWLNEFTITDNQRLIAGIDGQKDSVDSTADFSEDERDNVAVYGQYEIDFERTHLALSGRSDDNSAYGTNNTGQVDFGVDLSDNINVVASYGTAFRAPSFNDLYYPDDGSAVGNPDIKPESSKNKELSIRGHFDLVDVQVNLFHNEVDDLIEWVYNPNTYYSQPENVSEATLKGVEVVVSTEIAQWTLDANYTHLSATNETTGYDLVQRPEHSADFDLHRDFGQWSVSLMQQIRSSSYSKNDQYATNELAGYGLTHLRLGYAVNSEWQVTAALNNLFDKEYFTNADYNNINYNNDGFNTMLSVAYTPSW comes from the coding sequence ATGTTTAAGAAACTCGCACTGCCCGCCGCCATTCTTGCGGCAGCCCCGGTATTTGCCACCGAAAACACCAACGATAAGATCGAAGAAACCGTCATTGTTGCCTCACGCGTTGAGACACCGGTCAGCCAGGTGTTAGCCCCTGTTACTGTGATCAGCAAGGCCGATATCGAGCGTATCCAACCACCCTCACTCGGCGCCCTACTCGACAGTACTGCCGGCGTTAATATGGTTCAAAGTGGGGGTACCGGCGCTCAAACCAGTCTGTTAATTCGCGGCTCGGCGACAGCCCAGTCTGTCGTTTTACTCGATGGCCTTCGTGTTGGCTCAGCCACCACTGGCAGTACCGCCTACCAATATTTAGACGCCAACAGTATTGAGCGTGTTGAAATTGTCCGCGGTTCACGCTCCAGCCTCTATGGCGCCGATGCCGTTGGCGGTGTTATCCAATTATTCACCAATGAAGGTCTGCGCAACCAAGACTATAACCAAGCCTATATCAAGCAGGGTTACGGATCACACAATACCCTCAATACCGCCGCCGGCATTCAAGGTCAGAGCAACAACACCTTCTACCAGGCATCAGCCTCTCACTACGAGACCGAGGGCTTTGACAGCACCGCAGAGAAAGACAACGGTAACGACGATAATGAAGCTTTCCGCAATACCACTCTTTCTGCTGCTGTAGGCCACCACTTCAGCGAAGACTTCAGCCTAAAGGCGACAGCTTACCAGTCTTTCGGTAAGAGCGAGTTCGACAATAACAAGCCGAGCAACCCCGATTGGTCGCCTGCTGACCCCAGCATTGCCGTTAATCCGTATACCGATTATCAGGTCACAGCCACATCGCTTAAGGCCGATTGGACGGTCAACAGTGTATGGCGTACCGAGGCTGTTATCGGTGCCAGTAAGGACGAAACCACGTCAAAAGACGCCTACGCCGACGACAACAACAATCTGCTGTCTTTCTACCCCTCGGAATTCAATACCCAGCGCTACTTTGCCAACTGGTTAAATGAATTCACCATCACCGACAACCAGCGCCTGATCGCCGGTATCGATGGCCAGAAAGACAGCGTTGACTCCACCGCCGACTTCTCTGAGGATGAGCGTGACAACGTCGCCGTCTATGGTCAGTATGAGATTGACTTCGAACGCACCCACTTAGCACTGTCAGGCCGCAGCGATGACAACAGCGCCTACGGCACCAACAATACTGGCCAAGTCGACTTCGGTGTTGACCTCAGCGACAACATCAACGTCGTCGCCAGCTATGGCACCGCCTTCCGTGCACCATCGTTTAACGACCTTTACTACCCCGATGATGGCTCCGCTGTCGGTAACCCCGATATTAAGCCTGAGTCATCGAAGAACAAAGAGCTGTCGATCCGCGGCCACTTCGATCTTGTCGATGTGCAGGTCAACCTCTTCCACAATGAAGTCGACGACTTAATCGAATGGGTCTACAACCCAAACACTTACTACTCTCAGCCTGAAAACGTCAGCGAAGCCACGCTCAAAGGTGTTGAAGTCGTTGTCTCTACCGAGATTGCTCAGTGGACACTCGATGCCAACTACACTCACCTGTCGGCCACTAACGAGACCACTGGGTATGATCTTGTTCAGCGCCCAGAACACAGTGCTGATTTCGATCTTCACCGTGACTTCGGCCAGTGGAGCGTCAGTCTGATGCAGCAGATCCGCTCGTCGTCATACTCCAAGAACGACCAGTACGCGACCAACGAATTGGCAGGCTATGGTCTTACCCACCTCCGCCTTGGCTATGCCGTTAACAGCGAATGGCAAGTAACCGCCGCATTGAACAACTTATTCGACAAAGAATATTTTACCAATGCCGATTACAACAACATCAACTACAACAACGACGGCTTTAACACTATGTTAAGCGTTGCCTATACCCCAAGCTGGTAA
- a CDS encoding ketopantoate reductase family protein: MKPNTAADIFSKQSIMPRSRSAKQNLAASAWYILGAGAIGCLWAASLQQQNIRATLVVRDEKSIDLYNTNGGLSLNRDQQTVMLAAELVTPTQIDQPISRLIVATKAQHTLEALASIADNLADDATILLLQNGMGQQQAVVEQYPSTQLYCGISTDGAYVASPFNIIHAGAGNTVIGRFPEQLSNDRQLTALLDDLPNQQLSLETSHHIEPLLLKKVLINTLINPLTAVHQCRNGDLLALPDVYLQLQQLAAEVDQVTRAAGHYHAVGSALELAREVATATANNRSSMLQDRQAGRRTEIDYILGYFCRLAEKNNIATPLCDALLNMVRQWPVNDQA, from the coding sequence ATGAAGCCCAACACCGCCGCCGACATATTCAGCAAGCAGTCAATTATGCCAAGGTCTCGCTCAGCAAAGCAAAATCTCGCCGCTTCGGCATGGTATATTCTCGGTGCCGGGGCCATCGGCTGCCTGTGGGCGGCAAGTTTACAACAACAAAATATCCGAGCAACACTTGTTGTCAGAGATGAGAAGTCGATTGACTTATACAACACCAACGGTGGGCTCAGCCTCAATCGCGACCAGCAAACCGTGATGCTGGCCGCCGAGCTGGTCACACCAACACAGATCGACCAACCTATCAGCCGACTGATTGTCGCCACCAAGGCGCAGCATACCCTCGAGGCCCTGGCCAGCATTGCCGACAACCTCGCCGATGACGCCACAATATTGCTACTGCAAAACGGCATGGGCCAGCAACAGGCGGTGGTGGAACAATACCCCAGCACCCAGCTTTACTGTGGTATTAGCACCGACGGTGCCTATGTCGCCTCGCCGTTCAATATTATCCATGCCGGTGCCGGCAATACGGTGATTGGCCGCTTTCCCGAACAGCTGTCCAATGACCGCCAGCTCACGGCTCTGCTCGATGATTTACCCAACCAACAGTTAAGCCTTGAGACCAGCCATCATATTGAACCGCTGTTGTTAAAAAAAGTGTTGATCAACACCCTGATCAATCCACTGACAGCGGTTCATCAATGCCGCAACGGCGATCTGTTAGCACTGCCCGATGTCTACCTGCAGCTGCAACAATTAGCCGCCGAAGTCGATCAAGTAACACGGGCAGCTGGCCACTATCACGCCGTTGGTTCGGCGCTGGAGCTGGCCCGTGAAGTGGCCACCGCCACCGCCAACAACCGCTCCTCGATGCTGCAGGACCGTCAGGCCGGACGCCGCACCGAAATAGACTATATTCTCGGTTACTTTTGTCGGCTGGCAGAAAAGAATAATATTGCCACCCCCCTGTGTGATGCGCTGCTAAACATGGTTCGACAATGGCCAGTCAACGACCAAGCTTAA
- a CDS encoding YajQ family cyclic di-GMP-binding protein: MPSFDTISEVDKHQLTNAVDQARRVITTRFDFKGVDAQFDLDGMVVGVSAGAEFQVSQMVDILTGTLHKCNIDPGAMDLADMVTTGMTVRQSITFKNGLDKDACRKIMKAIKETKFKVKATIQDEQVRVEGKKRDDLQQIMNLLRGEDYGQPLQFKNFRD, translated from the coding sequence ATGCCAAGCTTTGACACTATTTCCGAAGTTGATAAACACCAGCTGACTAACGCCGTCGATCAGGCACGCCGAGTGATTACCACCCGTTTCGATTTTAAAGGGGTCGACGCGCAATTTGACCTCGACGGTATGGTGGTTGGTGTGAGTGCCGGTGCCGAGTTTCAGGTTAGCCAAATGGTCGATATTCTGACCGGCACATTGCACAAGTGCAACATCGATCCCGGGGCAATGGATTTGGCCGATATGGTGACCACGGGGATGACGGTGCGCCAGAGTATCACCTTTAAAAATGGCCTCGACAAGGATGCATGCCGAAAGATTATGAAGGCCATTAAAGAAACCAAATTCAAGGTCAAGGCGACGATTCAAGATGAGCAGGTGCGGGTCGAGGGCAAGAAGCGTGATGACCTGCAGCAGATTATGAACCTGTTGCGCGGTGAAGACTACGGTCAGCCACTGCAATTCAAAAACTTCCGCGATTAA
- a CDS encoding AmpG family muropeptide MFS transporter: MSTIESDIEKLSWAQALKVYSQPSVVIMLLLGFSAGLPFLLVFSTLTAWLSDYQVSKALIGFFGWVGITYSVKFFWSPVVDRIQLPMLGRILGQRRSWILFGQLIVVTALLAMSGADPSSQLTMIAVYAVMVAFGSSTQDIAIDAYRIEILEQRYQGAMAAAYVFGYRLALLVAGAGSLYIADWYSWSVAYQVMAGCMLIGVVTVMIARRPSGEKTPEPLIDRGSSLSKTAQLKNWLDQFVVQPFADFFRRYGRFAVTILLFIGIYRLSDIAMGVMANPFYLDLGFSKSEIASVAKLFGFVMTIAGAGFCGVLVAKYGVHKPLLLGAVLVASTNLIFCLLAETGYNLNLLIIAISADNLSAGIASTAFLAYLAGLTNTSYTATQYALFSSLMTLPGKFFSGFSGVLVDAYGYTEFFLIAAALGLPAIILSAYLLKRQL; encoded by the coding sequence TTGTCGACTATCGAAAGCGATATCGAGAAGCTCAGCTGGGCACAGGCACTAAAGGTTTATAGCCAGCCCAGTGTGGTGATTATGCTGCTGCTGGGCTTCTCTGCCGGGCTGCCATTTTTGCTGGTGTTTTCAACTCTAACGGCTTGGCTGAGTGATTATCAGGTTAGCAAGGCCTTGATAGGTTTTTTTGGCTGGGTGGGGATTACCTATTCCGTCAAGTTCTTCTGGTCGCCGGTCGTCGACCGTATTCAGCTTCCAATGCTGGGGCGGATACTGGGGCAGCGTCGCAGTTGGATTCTATTTGGCCAGTTGATTGTGGTCACCGCCCTGCTGGCGATGAGCGGCGCAGACCCGTCGAGCCAGCTGACTATGATTGCCGTTTACGCAGTCATGGTTGCCTTTGGCTCATCGACACAAGATATTGCCATCGACGCCTACCGTATCGAGATACTCGAGCAGCGCTACCAAGGAGCCATGGCCGCCGCTTATGTGTTTGGTTATCGTCTGGCCCTACTGGTGGCCGGTGCGGGTTCGTTGTATATCGCCGATTGGTACAGTTGGTCTGTGGCCTATCAGGTGATGGCTGGCTGTATGTTAATTGGTGTTGTGACAGTGATGATAGCCCGTCGACCCAGCGGCGAGAAGACACCAGAGCCATTGATTGACCGTGGGAGTTCGTTGAGTAAAACAGCACAACTGAAAAACTGGCTCGACCAGTTTGTGGTGCAGCCTTTTGCCGATTTTTTCAGGCGCTATGGCCGCTTCGCCGTTACCATATTGCTATTTATTGGTATCTACCGTCTCAGCGATATTGCCATGGGCGTGATGGCCAATCCGTTTTATCTCGACCTGGGTTTTAGCAAGAGTGAGATTGCCAGTGTTGCCAAACTTTTTGGCTTTGTGATGACGATTGCTGGGGCAGGTTTTTGCGGCGTGTTGGTGGCTAAATACGGTGTGCACAAACCGCTGCTACTGGGCGCGGTTTTAGTGGCATCGACCAATTTAATCTTCTGTCTGCTGGCCGAGACGGGGTATAACTTGAATCTACTGATTATCGCTATTAGTGCCGATAATCTCAGTGCCGGCATTGCCTCCACGGCTTTTCTCGCCTATTTGGCGGGTTTGACCAATACCTCTTACACGGCGACGCAATATGCCTTGTTCAGCTCTTTAATGACGCTGCCGGGTAAGTTCTTCAGCGGTTTCTCCGGTGTTTTGGTCGACGCCTATGGCTACACCGAATTCTTTTTAATCGCCGCGGCGCTGGGCTTACCGGCTATTATATTGTCTGCCTATTTATTGAAACGCCAACTGTAA
- a CDS encoding DUF481 domain-containing protein — protein MNVFYRLLLTASFFAASLSQADTLWLKNGDKISGAMVTVNEESLIWRHDSLGELLVKLEDVKGVDSDTRFDVAEKNSPRLYDCRFFVLNHVQLLDCSQYKLSLVEFADVSGAVAAAADGPPAPVATSHKGFISVSVEKSSGNTTELDINVSFEERLRFIDTRHTIDGEYRLETIDETDQQQRRSLGYKYDHFLTPQWYFTANGNVSDDEFKDIRSRYAGGAGFGYQFLENEFVELSMEGGLNYVSEDYIVAIDEDRNRPAFRWAADYRWYVEGRGNGLEFFYNHEYLISLRQASDWEFNANTGMSYPITGKISASLSLSYDYDGDPPETKEAQDAVWLLGLDYNW, from the coding sequence ATGAACGTCTTTTATCGCCTTTTGCTTACCGCCTCATTTTTTGCCGCCAGTCTGTCGCAGGCCGACACGCTGTGGTTGAAGAACGGCGATAAGATCAGTGGCGCGATGGTGACGGTCAATGAGGAGTCGTTAATATGGCGTCATGACAGCCTCGGTGAGCTATTGGTTAAACTCGAAGATGTCAAAGGGGTGGACAGCGACACCCGCTTTGATGTGGCGGAGAAAAATTCGCCACGGCTCTATGACTGTCGCTTCTTTGTCCTCAACCATGTGCAATTACTCGACTGCAGCCAGTACAAATTATCGCTGGTTGAATTTGCCGATGTTTCCGGTGCGGTTGCCGCCGCGGCCGATGGTCCGCCAGCACCGGTGGCAACCTCGCATAAAGGGTTTATCAGTGTCTCGGTGGAGAAATCCAGCGGTAATACCACCGAACTCGATATTAATGTTAGCTTCGAGGAGCGGCTGCGCTTCATCGACACGCGGCATACCATCGATGGCGAGTACCGGCTCGAGACGATCGATGAGACTGATCAGCAGCAGCGCCGTTCACTGGGTTATAAATACGATCACTTTCTGACGCCACAGTGGTATTTCACCGCCAACGGTAATGTCTCCGACGATGAATTTAAAGACATTCGTTCTCGCTATGCCGGCGGTGCCGGTTTTGGTTATCAGTTTTTAGAAAATGAGTTTGTCGAGCTGTCGATGGAAGGCGGTTTGAACTATGTCAGTGAGGACTATATTGTGGCCATTGACGAGGACCGGAACCGGCCAGCATTTCGTTGGGCGGCGGACTACCGCTGGTATGTCGAGGGGCGGGGCAATGGCTTAGAGTTTTTTTACAATCATGAATACTTGATCTCCCTGCGTCAGGCATCGGACTGGGAATTCAACGCCAACACCGGTATGAGTTACCCGATTACCGGCAAGATCAGCGCCTCGCTCAGCCTCAGTTATGACTACGATGGCGACCCGCCAGAGACCAAGGAGGCACAGGATGCCGTGTGGTTGCTGGGCTTGGATTACAACTGGTAG
- a CDS encoding SDR family oxidoreductase yields MDLQDKVIAITGGGQGLGRSMAVSLAGRGAKIALIDLNQERLDESIQLCKDAGGDACAYIANIADEDQVISAFDNIVKEMGNLHGLINNAGILRDGLMVKAKDGEVTKRMSLAEWQAVIDVNLTGVFLCGREAATKMIELGTKGCIINISSVSKAGNLGQTNYSAAKAGVAAMAVTWAKELSRYGIRAAAIAPGFIATEMVASMKPEALEKMAAMIPMGRLGEPEEIGKTAAYILENDYFTGRVIEMDGGIRI; encoded by the coding sequence ATGGATTTACAAGATAAAGTGATTGCTATTACCGGCGGCGGACAAGGTCTCGGCCGCTCAATGGCTGTCAGCCTTGCTGGCCGGGGTGCTAAAATCGCCCTGATCGACCTCAACCAAGAGCGCCTAGATGAGTCGATTCAACTGTGTAAAGATGCCGGTGGTGATGCCTGCGCCTATATTGCCAATATTGCCGATGAAGATCAGGTAATCTCTGCCTTCGATAACATCGTCAAAGAAATGGGCAACCTCCACGGCCTGATCAACAACGCTGGTATACTTCGCGACGGCTTAATGGTCAAGGCCAAAGACGGCGAGGTCACCAAGCGTATGAGCCTGGCCGAATGGCAGGCAGTTATCGACGTCAATCTGACCGGCGTCTTCCTCTGCGGTCGCGAGGCGGCGACCAAGATGATCGAGCTTGGCACCAAGGGCTGTATTATTAACATCTCCAGTGTCTCCAAGGCCGGCAACCTCGGCCAGACCAACTACTCCGCCGCCAAGGCCGGTGTGGCTGCCATGGCTGTTACCTGGGCCAAAGAGCTGTCTCGCTACGGCATCCGCGCCGCCGCCATTGCGCCGGGCTTTATCGCCACCGAAATGGTTGCCTCAATGAAGCCGGAAGCACTGGAGAAAATGGCCGCGATGATTCCGATGGGACGCCTGGGCGAGCCAGAAGAAATTGGTAAGACCGCCGCCTATATTCTTGAGAACGACTACTTTACCGGTCGTGTTATTGAGATGGACGGCGGTATTCGTATCTAA
- a CDS encoding FxsA family protein, which yields MRALFLMFIVVPVIEMFLLIKVGGIIGALPTIGLVLLTAVIGSWLLRKEGISTLARANHKMQSGQLPAKEMAEGIAIAVGGALLLTPGFVTDFIGFSCLIPGIRRPIMAMMMKRMVAAGGTVYMQGQSQSFNHQTGPFDANASPLDRDDHDHDVIEGDFRREK from the coding sequence ATGCGCGCTTTATTTCTGATGTTTATCGTCGTTCCCGTGATTGAGATGTTCTTATTGATTAAGGTCGGCGGTATTATCGGCGCCCTACCAACCATCGGTTTGGTCTTGCTGACGGCCGTCATCGGTTCTTGGCTGCTACGTAAAGAGGGTATCTCGACCCTGGCCAGGGCCAACCATAAAATGCAGAGTGGTCAGCTGCCAGCCAAGGAAATGGCCGAGGGCATCGCCATTGCCGTCGGTGGCGCGCTGTTGCTGACACCGGGTTTTGTCACTGATTTTATTGGTTTTAGCTGTTTAATTCCCGGCATTCGTCGCCCTATTATGGCGATGATGATGAAACGAATGGTCGCCGCTGGCGGTACCGTGTATATGCAAGGGCAGAGCCAGAGCTTCAACCATCAAACCGGGCCATTTGACGCCAACGCATCCCCGCTTGACCGCGACGATCATGATCACGATGTTATCGAGGGTGATTTTCGTCGAGAGAAATAA
- a CDS encoding co-chaperone GroES, producing MKLRPLHDRIVVRRKEEEALSAGGIVLPGSAKEKPNQGEVVAVGSGALLDSGEVRAVALNVGDVVVFGPYTGNAITIEGEELIIMSEADIFAVIEA from the coding sequence ATGAAACTTCGTCCATTACACGACCGTATCGTAGTTCGTCGCAAGGAAGAGGAAGCTTTATCTGCAGGCGGTATCGTGCTTCCGGGTTCAGCGAAAGAAAAGCCAAACCAAGGTGAGGTTGTTGCCGTGGGTAGTGGTGCCTTACTCGACAGCGGTGAAGTCCGCGCTGTAGCCTTGAATGTAGGCGATGTGGTTGTTTTCGGTCCTTACACCGGCAATGCCATCACCATCGAAGGCGAAGAGCTAATCATTATGAGCGAAGCTGATATCTTTGCGGTTATCGAAGCTTAA